Proteins encoded by one window of Mercenaria mercenaria strain notata chromosome 4, MADL_Memer_1, whole genome shotgun sequence:
- the LOC128556568 gene encoding uncharacterized protein LOC128556568, with protein sequence MALCSSSGGSNGRGGSNSNGGGSGSSGGGSDSGGGGRSTGSGSSRGGSGSSGGGSGSSGCVGDNGSSRSGDGGSGSGGGGGDIGASSRSTMY encoded by the exons atgGCGTTGT GTAGTAGTAGTGGCGGTAGCAATGGTCGTGGTGGTAGTAATAGTaatggtggtggtagtggtagtagtggtggtggcaGTGATAGTGGTGGCGGTGGTCGTAGTACTGGTAGTGGTAGTAGtcgtggtggtagtggtagtagtggtggtggcaGTGGTAGTAGTGGTTGTGTTGGTGATAATGGCAGTAGTAGAAGTGGtgatggtggtagtggtagtggtggtggtggtggtgatatTGGTGCTAGTAGTAGAAGTACAATGTACTAA